DNA sequence from the Pomacea canaliculata isolate SZHN2017 linkage group LG7, ASM307304v1, whole genome shotgun sequence genome:
AAATATAGGTGAGTGAACAATTACAAATTGATAGTTTTGTCTGCTTGTTACGGATTTGTCAattaaaagagatttttttgtggCTGTTCATATGTAAACAGGCAATCTTATTTCCAAATCCACGGTGAAGAACTGTAAAAGGAATAGCATGGCCAGTGAGAGCATCAAGGACAGGGCCTGTACAAATATTTATCGAGGTCTTGGACAGCAGCTACATGATGAAGACTTGTGTGACCTCATTGTTGTGGTTGGAGAGAAGGAATTCTCGTGCCATGGTGTGGTGCTGGCCTCTGTGTCCGAGTTCTTCAGGGCTTCACTAAAGCCGTGTTGGCGAGAAGATTCCAGTAGAAAAGTTGACATCACCCACGAAGATGTTTCTCCGGAGTCCTTCGGATATCTGTTGGACATCCTGTACAGAGGAAAGGACGTCATTAACAGCAAAACAGCAAAAGATATTCTCAGAATGTCTGTCTATTTACAGATTAAGTTTCTAGAAGAGTACTGTGTGGAGTTTCTTCAGAAAAGTCTTCAACCCACGGTTTGCCTGGAAACTTGGCACTTTGCTCAGAGATACGATCTCGATACCCTGGCCGAGAAGGCCTTCAAGATGGCTGTTGACCACATTTGTAATGTATGGCAACAGGATGAATTATTGTCGTTGCCCAAGTCAATGCTCCTCATCCTTTTGTCTCTGCAGCAAAAGCTCAGCATGGACGATATCTGTAAGACCATTCTGCGCTGGGTGGAGGCGGatcaagaaaaaagagaagtgcaCCTGTTAGAGTTACTcccctttgtttcttttcctcttctgaGTTCAGATTATCTATGTGAACTACTCGATTACCTCAACCACCCGTTCAAAGAGGCTATGTTTGGTAAGTATACCGTGTCATGTCTCACAACCTTTCATGTTTAGTGGGTTGGGTGAGATAATGCCTCGTACTCCAACCAGACTGACTTTGAgctgtagagagagagagaaggaagtaaTTATGCTAATTCCCCAACGATGGATGGTTCAGAATCATGGTGTCGGTAGCGAGTGTTCTGAAGGACCGATTGAAGGTGTCATTCACCTCGGGTGCATGAGTATTAGCTGATTGTGTTGGCTGACAAGAGGGGGTAGCTCATATGTGATTttgaagtaaataataaaatgtaagtaTTGCCTTGCCATTCAAATGTTATTTTGGTtgtgaaacagaaataaataaattctttgcCAAAAGTCtgtgatataatttttttatatttatatttatacattgcTATGTAATCCTCTACTTAAAGCAAAATAGTGTTTAATGTTTTAACCGCTAATGAAAATAACGATTTAGCAGCTAATGTCCCTATTTATGGACTGGTGATTACCAggacaaaaatacaataaagcGCCAGGTTTGATATTTCTAATGTTATGATTCTAACAAAACTCTACCAAAATATCAGTTTCGAGAAATATTTATAGGtgtcttgaaaataattttcttgttcAAAGTTCGTcttgaataaaaaaacattttctaggTATTTTAAGTATaatcttgttttatttagatGTACTtgtgcagtttttattttcttgtatccTTTCCATTTAGTTGTTTtattagtaaataatttttaaatattacagaaaatatcAGAGAAGGTCTTACTTTCCACTTAAGCAACGATGCCACAAAGAAGCAAAGGATCCTGGCCCGCCAGCCTGTGTATTTATGCTTAAATCAAATTCAAACCCGCATTGTTATGGTCGGAGGATATACAAAGGTCGACATACCCACCACAGATAATTATGTTTTCGACATACAGCAAAGTGTCATGAAGCTTTACAGGCTACAACCCTTACCAAAGAATGTCGGACTGGACTTTGCCAGCTGCACGTGGTACAACGAGGTTTATGTCAGTGGCGGTTCCCAACTCTCCGAGTTCTTCAGTGTTTATAAACCAGGCGACAACAAGTGGGAGGTGCTGCCCTCTCTACCAGATGGTGGTCGAGAAAAGCATGCAATGGCTGCCGTCAGTACCAACATTTACGTCCTTGGTGGACTTGTAAAAAGCTCTACAGGTGAGAAGACAACTTCTTCTAGTGTCTGTAGATACAACACACGCAGCAAAGAGTGGAAAATCTTTTGCCACCTGACCTCAGGTGTTCAGGAAGCAGCAGCCGCTGCCTTAGGTCACAGAATTTATCTGTTTGGAGGGGTATCTACAACAGGAGAAATCTCGGATGTCGTTCAGTGCGTGGACACCATGAGTGGTTGCACCTACCAAGCCGGCAAACTTCCGTCGCCTACACACGGGGCGCGTGCACTGAGCAATAGAGGACGTATTTACGTCGTGACACCTAAAGGAGAGTTGTTGTCTATGTGGGAGAGCTTTCTGTTGgctgaaaacattgaaaaaaaattgtctgagaggaaagcaaagaaagaaagcgaaGACCACTCTTCTGAGGTAAGTATAATTTATATTGGGAACATTCATCTGATGGTAACATGAGATTCACCTgctaaactataaaaaatatgtctGGCAGTAGAGAAAATACAATGGATGGTGATCAACCGTTTCAAGAaagtcaaaatttattttcattttttaattgatttaaGTTTTAATCTTGTCTCATTTTTGGATGCTTAGCATCTTTTCCTATGCACAAACATTACCTTACACTCTTTTTAATATAAGAAAATGTAAGCAACTACAGGGAGGCGATAGAGGATAAGAATACACGGATGTAGGTAAATCTACATAACTATGTAGCATTTATTGTTCTGTCCATCGGTTTGGACATCTGCTTTCATTGTTCTTTTAATCTTGTACATCCTTACTGCTTGTCAGTAACCAGTCTTCATTCTTGTTGAACCTTTTAAGCCAGGGATGCCCGGCCCGCGAAAcctctgcccacagtgcaggaaatcggcatgttagtaataaaagaagacctaaaataaaagaacgaaaaaaaaggaagaagaagtatttatccctacgtaggggcttctctcaatcttttttcgatggacgaagaTTTCGATTCaatgctccgacttggtgtctctacgacccagccggacattcagaagttggtttcggttaaacaacttcaaatatcccattaattagtacataattaatggtaagtacaacttggtatgttctatttttttttctttttttttgtatttttgcggtgaagcggcccgtgacacgcatgtcggaaatgtgtatggcccgcaggccgaaaaaagttgggcatcactggtttaaGCCTTTCaagattaagttttttttaaagctaataaAAACCCGTTCTACTTGTCATTAGATGGCGAGATCAACAGTCAGCTTTAAGAAAGTCGGCAACTGCACAGGTAGACGAGATTACAGTACCTGCCTACATGGAGGGAACATctatgtgtgtggtggggtagCAAGAGACGGACAACTGTTACAAACAATTGAACAAATCCGACTGGACGACGGTGCGATGCTGAAGACATATTTGACTCTAACAGCTGGGGCGGCGAAATTTGATCTTCATGTGTTGAATGTTCCTATGGAGTTCATGAAAGAAGGTAATTGAAGACATTGAAAAAAGTAATATAGAATTTCCATATCTCTTTAGACAAGTGTAGCCATGGTATTGAcaaagtgtattttgttttgtccttaCTTGTGacctttcaacaacaacaaaaagtattaTGAAGCAATACTGATCCAAACCCTCCTCCACTTGTATTCTTTGTTTCAGGCCAACTACCGAAATACATGTAGTATCTATAATATATAAGTATCTAAATTATCTAAATTATCTATTTCTATTATCTCAAAATTGTGCAGATCACCTCAACCAACAGTCATCTATGGCATAGGTTACTCTTTACCTTTTATATTTCCACCTAAGGTTTAAATTTCCACCTTAAGAGCTAGATTTAATTGCTTTACAATCCACgtaaccatatatatatatgtcagcagtagatttttttcccgtaatgaattaaagaaaatatgtgtctgagcgtgtgagtgtgtgaatgcCTGTTAAATGTGAATATGAGGATGTATTATACTTTATTATGTATGATGGTGATTGTGATTATGACTATGACAGTTGTAAAGACCGAGGCTCCACCGGAACCCCCGAAGAGCTACTTAATGCCTCAAGACAAATTGATCTTTcaaccaggcctgacgagagggggggacaggggggtctggtgtacccgggcccgcggctgtcaagggggcccggccttggtcagtggatttttttttcttcttctccttttctttttcttttaaagaaaggtctaaggacagaacacccaagcattacacatgcagaagttgagtttgagtgtagatattgagattcaaattgtaaacatacattatatactgggaaaataatttatgattacaagtacaaggggccggagaggtctgtcccggggcccgggcttgctctcggcggccctgctttCAACGCTGGGCTAGGGTACATGAAGCTGACGAACAGAGACTtcgccggatccggcccgcctcctgtctctgaccggcccgcccgctggctgcccaccagtaaatatactatatatacagtattgggtaaaactgagttaactatattagtccggccctctagaaccatcccagtttctcatccggccctctagaaccattccagtttctcatccggccccttgggaaaattaattgcccacccctgatctagaccCTTCTTATTCCGATAATAGACGGCTAAGTAACTTCTTAAATGGATTTCCCAGAGTGTTAAGTACTCTTATACTTTCAATACCTATTACCGTTtctaaaaaaatacacattttaggAAGCACATGACttgctgattaaaaaataacaagtaTTTAATATGTCTAATCAATTTCCCTTTGTGAATTTTAAAGTGTAAACACAAATGTATAAgtaaaaaatgtaatgttatGTATTTTATTGAAATGCAATGTTTCCTACAACTTCTTTTGCATGTGGCTGCCTCACAATTCAGAGGCCGATGGAGAAACCCCAAGAATCACACCTAATGTCCCAAACCAGGCAAGTGACCTGCAGCATACATTACAGCCCTGATGCTATTTTTAAGGGAGTAAACGTTCACAAATGACAAGGAACCACGAATAATTCTGCCGGCTGGCCCGTATGTTGTCGTCCTCTCTTCTAAGAAAACGTCACTTTGGAAATCGTTGACTAGCACGGGACAACCTCCTGGTGTATCTTGGTCTATCTTTAGAGGAAATGACAGACGAATCAGAGAACAAAAGCACATATAGATAATTCTTTTTCAGATACCTGGCAAACCACGTTtctctgctttttaaaaattttaaatgacaagtGTTCATTAGACCtttgtgtgtgattattttctCTTATCTATAAATCTGCTCAATATTTCATAACAAAACACAGGCATACATAGAAATCGAAAACGAAAGTAGCACAGGGAGAtcaccagtgttgtccataggaatgggaatcccatggaaaacgtcccatgggatgggatgggacagcacacatttgtatttcccatggtagtcgatacttgatattgtaaaataaatttacgctaaaatttgcattgtcagactttttaagcacaggaaaaatacttttttattccagtttcattatgccatgactttgttaacatgtgtgcaatgcgcagtgttctccataggaatgttattaccatg
Encoded proteins:
- the LOC112568162 gene encoding kelch-like protein 24; translation: MASESIKDRACTNIYRGLGQQLHDEDLCDLIVVVGEKEFSCHGVVLASVSEFFRASLKPCWREDSSRKVDITHEDVSPESFGYLLDILYRGKDVINSKTAKDILRMSVYLQIKFLEEYCVEFLQKSLQPTVCLETWHFAQRYDLDTLAEKAFKMAVDHICNVWQQDELLSLPKSMLLILLSLQQKLSMDDICKTILRWVEADQEKREVHLLELLPFVSFPLLSSDYLCELLDYLNHPFKEAMFENIREGLTFHLSNDATKKQRILARQPVYLCLNQIQTRIVMVGGYTKVDIPTTDNYVFDIQQSVMKLYRLQPLPKNVGLDFASCTWYNEVYVSGGSQLSEFFSVYKPGDNKWEVLPSLPDGGREKHAMAAVSTNIYVLGGLVKSSTGEKTTSSSVCRYNTRSKEWKIFCHLTSGVQEAAAAALGHRIYLFGGVSTTGEISDVVQCVDTMSGCTYQAGKLPSPTHGARALSNRGRIYVVTPKGELLSMWESFLLAENIEKKLSERKAKKESEDHSSEMARSTVSFKKVGNCTGRRDYSTCLHGGNIYVCGGVARDGQLLQTIEQIRLDDGAMLKTYLTLTAGAAKFDLHVLNVPMEFMKEVVKTEAPPEPPKSYLMPQDKLIFQPGLTRGGDRGVWCTRARGCQGGPALRPMEKPQESHLMSQTRQVTCSIHYSPDAIFKGVNVHK